The genomic segment CCTCAGCGTCGAGCGCGACCGCCTGGGCAAAGAGATCGCGCAGAAGGCCGGCTACCTCCAGAGCGTCCTCCGCAAGCTGGAAAACGAGAACTTCGTTTCGCGCGCGCCGGCCGACGTCGTGCAGGCCGAACGCGACAAGGCCCGGCAGACGGACGAGGAACTGACCCGGCTCCGCGCCAACCTGGCGGATCTGGGGTGAGCGGGGTGTAAGGTTTGAGGGTCAAGGTTTAAGGGACTCTGGAGAGGATGACCTTGAACCTTGACTCTCACGCCTGGGACCTTCCGCCCTCGGCGCGTCGTTTGCATGTCTGGCTGGTTCACATGCCTGATAGCAAACGATGATTGTTTCGATGATAGATAGATGGCCCGGCATCGCCGGGCTGGTGTTTCTTGCGGTACTGTTCGGCGGGTGCGGAGCGTCTACGGACGAGACGGACGCGGCGGATACGCAGGTGCAGGTGGAGGATGTCCGCTACGCGAAGTTGCCCGGCGGCGCGCGTATCGTGACGGGCACCCTCTACAATCCCACCGAGACGCCCATTCGCAACGCCCAGATTCAGATCTCGTTGTACGACGAGAACAACGTGCGGGTATCGACGATGAGCGTCACGATCCAGGATGTCTCGCCCGGCTCCCGGAAGGCGTTCAGAGAACCGGTCGAT from the Rhodothermales bacterium genome contains:
- a CDS encoding FxLYD domain-containing protein, with the translated sequence MIDRWPGIAGLVFLAVLFGGCGASTDETDAADTQVQVEDVRYAKLPGGARIVTGTLYNPTETPIRNAQIQISLYDENNVRVSTMSVTIQDVSPGSRKAFREPVDTDLDIRGASVKSVLVL